One Nicotiana tomentosiformis chromosome 4, ASM39032v3, whole genome shotgun sequence genomic window carries:
- the LOC117277558 gene encoding protein MTL1-like — protein sequence MSSSSSPVITSLSSSRIQSSFSPIIHSLSSSGMPSSFSQPARYSSMPSSKSTPFSHGIPSSSYLVPPLSSSPVIPSLSFSGIRSSFSPIIHSPSSSSMLSLFSQPASHSSMPSSESTSSSSPNIFRPHIAIDSNSTSPYTNSDTVTTQKTYIHIRAEYVRRADKAAIDNYISKIGSRQGHIPPNYTQLSTDL from the coding sequence ATGTCATCATCATCTTCTCCGGTCATTACTTCATTATCTTCCTCTCGCATTCAATCATCATTTTCCCCAATCATTCATTCATTATCTTCCTCTGGTATGCCCTCATCATTTAGTCAGCCTGCTAGGTACTCTTCCATGCCTTCATCTAAATCCACTCCATTTTCACATGGCATACCCTCATCATCTTACCTTGTCCCTCCATTATCATCTTCTCCGGTCATTCCTTCATTATCTTTCTCTGGCATTCGATCATCATTTTCCCCAATCATTCACTCACCATCTTCCTCTAGCATGCTTTCATTATTTAGTCAGCCTGCTAGCCACTCTTCCATGCCTTCATCTGAATCCACTTCGTCTTCATCTCCCAACATTTTTAGGCCACATATTGCAATTGATAGTAATTCGACATCCCCATACACCAATAgtgatactgtcacgacccaaaagacatatatacatatacgtgcGGAATACGTaaggcgagccgacaaggctgctatagacaactacatATCTAAAattggaagccgacaaggccacataccaCCCAACTATACacaactgtctacagacctctaa